The proteins below come from a single Demetria terragena DSM 11295 genomic window:
- a CDS encoding ABC transporter substrate-binding protein, protein MNLATRRSRTAFVAACAALSLSLAACGSDSLEEGGETKSSAPAVKATKDSALADLVPADLKDKGTLSIGTDATYPPNESFASDGKTIQGMDIDLLRAVLGKLGLKGTFQNAGFDSLILGVKSGKYDASISSFTINEERKKQVSMVSYYTAGTQWVVAKGNAKKVDIDDPCGLTVAVQKGTVQVSDLDKRSKKCVSDGKKPIKSLIDDGQDKATLNAVSGRADAMVADLPVAVDAVNKNDGKIELLGKPYDTAPYGIVIPKGDKKFGDVLVKGLEAIKKDGTYDKVLKKWGTEGGAYDTFEMDPATS, encoded by the coding sequence ATGAACCTCGCAACTCGTCGGTCCCGTACCGCATTTGTCGCCGCCTGCGCGGCTCTTAGCCTGTCGCTTGCTGCGTGCGGGTCCGACTCCCTTGAGGAGGGCGGCGAGACCAAGTCGTCCGCTCCCGCCGTGAAGGCCACCAAGGATTCGGCGCTTGCCGACCTGGTGCCGGCCGACCTCAAGGACAAGGGGACACTCTCCATCGGCACCGACGCGACCTACCCGCCTAATGAGAGCTTTGCCTCCGACGGCAAGACGATCCAGGGGATGGATATCGACCTCCTCCGGGCCGTCCTAGGCAAGTTGGGCCTGAAAGGCACGTTCCAGAATGCCGGTTTCGACTCGCTCATCCTCGGCGTGAAATCCGGCAAGTACGACGCCAGCATCTCTTCCTTCACGATCAACGAAGAGCGCAAGAAGCAGGTGTCAATGGTGAGTTACTACACCGCGGGCACCCAGTGGGTCGTCGCGAAGGGCAACGCCAAGAAGGTCGACATCGACGACCCGTGCGGGCTGACCGTCGCAGTGCAAAAAGGCACGGTGCAGGTCTCCGACTTGGACAAGCGCAGCAAGAAGTGCGTGAGCGATGGCAAGAAGCCGATCAAGTCGCTCATCGACGACGGACAGGACAAAGCCACGCTGAACGCGGTCTCGGGGCGAGCCGACGCGATGGTCGCCGACCTTCCCGTGGCGGTCGACGCCGTGAACAAAAACGACGGCAAGATCGAACTCCTCGGCAAGCCGTACGACACCGCGCCCTACGGCATCGTCATCCCCAAGGGCGACAAGAAGTTTGGTGACGTGCTCGTCAAGGGCCTCGAGGCCATCAAGAAGGACGGGACTTACGACAAGGTCCTGAAGAAGTGGGGTACCGAGGGTGGGGCGTACGACACCTTCGAGATGGACCCTGCGACCTCGTGA
- a CDS encoding amino acid ABC transporter ATP-binding protein: MVVSTSSTDVLVEAINVTKAFHKVEVLKGIDLSVREGEVVCLLGPSGSGKTTFLRCINQLEDIDGGRIFVGGDLMGYADRNGQLYRLSDKAIADQRREIGMVFQRFNLFPHKTALENVIEGPIQVSGVKKKEAQVAARALLERVGLGDKGDHYPSQLSGGQQQRVAIARALAMQPRLMLFDEPTSALDPELVGEVLSVMRELASEGMTMIVVTHEMSFAREAADRVVFMDGGVVVEEGPSGTVIDNPQHERTKSFLSRMHADLESRAQAAEQLLDE, encoded by the coding sequence ATGGTGGTTTCGACAAGCTCAACCGACGTTTTGGTCGAGGCCATCAACGTGACCAAGGCCTTCCACAAGGTTGAGGTGCTCAAAGGCATCGACTTGTCCGTACGCGAAGGTGAGGTGGTTTGCCTGCTCGGCCCGTCCGGGTCGGGCAAGACCACCTTCCTGAGATGCATCAACCAACTCGAGGACATCGACGGTGGCCGCATCTTCGTCGGCGGCGACCTCATGGGCTACGCCGACCGCAATGGCCAGCTCTATCGGCTGTCCGACAAGGCGATTGCCGACCAGCGCCGAGAGATCGGCATGGTGTTCCAGCGGTTCAACCTGTTCCCCCACAAGACCGCACTCGAGAACGTGATCGAGGGACCCATCCAGGTCAGCGGTGTGAAGAAGAAGGAGGCGCAGGTCGCGGCACGCGCCCTGCTCGAGCGGGTCGGTCTCGGCGACAAGGGTGACCACTACCCCTCGCAATTGTCGGGCGGGCAGCAGCAGCGGGTTGCGATCGCGCGGGCGCTGGCCATGCAGCCTCGACTCATGCTCTTCGATGAGCCAACCTCAGCACTCGACCCAGAGCTGGTCGGTGAGGTGCTGTCCGTCATGCGCGAACTGGCGTCCGAGGGGATGACGATGATCGTGGTGACCCACGAGATGTCGTTCGCGCGCGAAGCGGCCGATCGGGTGGTCTTCATGGATGGTGGCGTCGTGGTCGAAGAGGGCCCGTCCGGGACGGTGATCGACAATCCGCAGCACGAGCGGACCAAGTCGTTCCTGTCACGCATGCATGCCGATCTGGAGTCACGGGCACAGGCCGCGGAGCAACTTCTCGACGAATGA
- a CDS encoding PqqD family protein: protein MITVSPAPDISWVVSDTTGQVSVCPLPTGPIQVLSGAAAHLWELSVEGIERADLIERTLAQFDDAPPEARDSLEDMVDQLLHQGLLTTSDHENGAIP, encoded by the coding sequence ATGATCACAGTTAGCCCAGCGCCGGACATTAGTTGGGTGGTCTCCGACACCACCGGACAGGTCTCCGTCTGTCCGCTGCCCACTGGCCCTATCCAAGTCTTGAGTGGCGCGGCTGCGCACCTGTGGGAGCTCAGCGTTGAGGGCATAGAGCGGGCGGACCTCATCGAGCGCACCCTCGCCCAGTTCGACGATGCGCCGCCCGAGGCTCGAGACTCCCTCGAGGACATGGTCGACCAGTTGCTCCATCAAGGACTGCTGACCACCTCTGACCACGAGAACGGAGCGATCCCCTGA
- the mctP gene encoding monocarboxylate uptake permease MctP, with protein sequence MTSLAQLLPAAADPSRPNTGVNTTALVILIAIFLVVTVMGFMASRWRRTESMESLDEWGLGGRSFGTWVTWFLLGGDLYTAYTFVAVPAAMFSAGAVAGFFAVPYTIIAYPIIFFFMSRLWSVSHSHGYVTTADFVQGRYESKGLALAVAATGFLATMPYIALQLVGIQAVLEVAGVGGSENIIAKDAPLFIAFAILAAYTYSSGLRAPAMIAFVKDLLIYIVIIVAIVYLPAKVGGWDAIFGAAEEKMNTTNPATGKPTGVFVPAAEQHLAYVTLAFGSAMALFMYPHSVTAVLSSKNRNTIRRNASILPAYSFVLTLLALLGWVAIAAGTTPIGLDGKPNPQLVVPQLIEDQFPDWFTGIAFSAIAVGALVPAAVMSIAAANTFTRNVYRAWLKPDATPAQEAKVSKIVSLLVKLFALAFVLTMDKQNAINFQLLGGIWILQTFPAVVIGLYTRWFHRWALLGGWAVGFAYGTYAAYTVASPATDHFGGSLLTIPIIGKLGYIAMTALILNLVVAAVLTFIFRAMKVSEGRDETRIGDYHADAGDPRIERADNL encoded by the coding sequence ATGACGAGCCTGGCGCAGCTCCTGCCCGCTGCCGCTGACCCCAGCCGGCCCAACACCGGCGTCAACACGACCGCGTTGGTCATCCTCATCGCCATCTTCCTCGTCGTCACGGTGATGGGCTTCATGGCCTCCCGATGGCGCCGCACCGAGTCGATGGAGTCGCTCGACGAATGGGGCCTCGGTGGGCGCTCGTTCGGCACCTGGGTCACCTGGTTCCTACTCGGCGGCGACCTCTACACCGCCTACACCTTCGTCGCTGTCCCGGCCGCGATGTTCTCGGCGGGCGCGGTCGCGGGCTTCTTCGCGGTGCCGTACACCATCATTGCCTACCCGATCATCTTCTTCTTCATGTCACGCCTGTGGTCGGTGAGCCACTCCCACGGCTATGTGACCACGGCGGACTTCGTCCAAGGTCGTTACGAATCAAAGGGACTCGCGCTTGCGGTCGCGGCAACGGGCTTCCTCGCGACCATGCCGTACATCGCGCTGCAGCTGGTCGGGATCCAAGCCGTGCTGGAGGTCGCTGGCGTCGGTGGTTCCGAGAACATCATCGCCAAAGACGCGCCGCTGTTCATCGCGTTCGCCATCTTGGCGGCCTACACCTATTCGAGCGGGCTGCGCGCACCCGCGATGATCGCGTTCGTCAAAGATCTGCTGATCTACATCGTCATCATCGTCGCGATTGTCTACTTACCGGCCAAGGTCGGCGGTTGGGACGCGATCTTCGGCGCTGCCGAGGAAAAGATGAACACCACCAACCCGGCAACCGGAAAGCCCACCGGAGTCTTCGTTCCGGCCGCCGAGCAGCACCTGGCCTACGTCACGTTGGCCTTCGGCTCGGCGATGGCACTGTTCATGTATCCGCATTCGGTCACAGCGGTGCTCTCCTCCAAGAACCGCAACACGATCCGGCGGAATGCCTCGATCCTGCCTGCATACTCCTTCGTGCTGACACTGCTCGCGCTCCTGGGCTGGGTTGCGATCGCGGCCGGCACGACACCCATCGGGTTGGATGGCAAGCCCAACCCACAGCTGGTCGTGCCCCAACTCATCGAGGACCAGTTCCCGGACTGGTTCACGGGAATCGCGTTCTCCGCCATTGCGGTTGGAGCGTTAGTCCCGGCGGCGGTGATGTCGATCGCGGCCGCAAATACGTTCACGCGCAACGTCTATCGCGCCTGGCTCAAACCTGACGCGACGCCCGCGCAGGAGGCAAAGGTCTCCAAGATCGTCTCGCTACTGGTCAAGCTGTTCGCATTGGCCTTCGTGCTGACCATGGACAAGCAGAACGCGATCAACTTCCAGTTGCTCGGCGGAATCTGGATCCTGCAGACCTTCCCGGCGGTCGTGATCGGGCTCTACACGCGGTGGTTCCACCGATGGGCTTTGCTTGGCGGCTGGGCTGTCGGCTTCGCCTACGGCACGTACGCCGCCTACACCGTCGCGAGTCCTGCGACAGACCACTTTGGCGGGTCGCTGCTGACGATTCCAATCATCGGGAAACTCGGCTACATCGCGATGACAGCACTCATCCTCAATCTCGTCGTGGCGGCAGTCTTGACCTTCATCTTCCGCGCAATGAAGGTGTCTGAGGGCCGCGACGAGACACGGATCGGCGACTACCACGCCGATGCGGGCGACCCTCGAATCGAACGCGCCGACAACCTTTAG
- a CDS encoding nucleotide sugar dehydrogenase → MNITVVGLGKIGLPLAVQFAKSGHRVFGADTNPAVVEIVNSGKAPFPGEDHLDDYLAEVVPGQLTATTDTAGAVRDSEAVVVVVPLFVDAEARPDFGMMDSATAAIAEGLTAGTTVIYETTLPVGTTRTRWKPRLEEGSGLSEGTDFHLVFSPERVLTGRVFADLRKYPKLVGGLSEEGAQRALHFYEQVLQFDERPDLERGNGVWDLGSAEAAEMAKLAETTFRDVNIGLANQFARFAADNGIDIYQVIDASNSQPYSHIHRPGIAVGGHCIPVYPRLYLWNDPEATVVSAARAANAAMPDYVVAQATALSGGSLAGKKVAVLGAAYRGGVKETAFSGVFPTVEAVRTAGGEVVVHDPMYTNDELRQFGWEPYALGEQADIAIVQADHAEYKDVTAEQLPGVSLVMDGRNILDASQLPGVTVVSVGRPVEESSQ, encoded by the coding sequence ATGAACATCACCGTTGTTGGCCTCGGCAAGATTGGCTTGCCGCTGGCCGTCCAGTTCGCGAAATCCGGCCATCGGGTGTTTGGGGCAGACACCAATCCGGCCGTTGTCGAGATCGTGAACTCGGGCAAGGCACCTTTTCCTGGTGAAGATCACCTTGACGACTACCTCGCCGAGGTCGTTCCTGGCCAGCTGACCGCGACCACGGACACGGCAGGGGCTGTCCGCGACAGCGAAGCCGTAGTCGTGGTGGTTCCGCTCTTCGTGGATGCAGAAGCACGTCCCGACTTCGGGATGATGGACAGCGCCACGGCCGCGATTGCCGAGGGGCTCACCGCTGGCACCACGGTGATCTACGAGACCACCCTTCCGGTAGGCACCACGCGTACCCGCTGGAAGCCACGCCTGGAAGAAGGAAGCGGCCTGTCTGAGGGCACCGATTTCCACCTGGTGTTCTCGCCCGAGCGGGTGCTGACCGGTCGAGTCTTCGCCGACCTGCGCAAGTACCCCAAACTGGTGGGTGGCCTCAGCGAGGAAGGCGCGCAGCGGGCGCTGCACTTCTACGAGCAGGTCTTGCAGTTCGACGAGCGACCCGACCTCGAGCGCGGCAACGGCGTGTGGGATCTGGGCTCGGCCGAAGCCGCCGAGATGGCCAAGCTCGCCGAAACCACTTTCCGTGACGTCAACATCGGCCTGGCAAACCAGTTCGCCCGCTTTGCAGCGGACAACGGCATCGACATCTACCAGGTCATCGACGCGAGCAACTCTCAGCCCTACAGCCACATCCACCGGCCCGGCATCGCCGTGGGCGGTCACTGCATCCCGGTCTATCCGCGGCTCTACCTGTGGAACGACCCGGAGGCAACCGTGGTCAGCGCTGCACGAGCCGCTAACGCCGCCATGCCGGACTACGTCGTCGCTCAGGCAACCGCGCTCAGCGGCGGCTCACTGGCCGGCAAGAAGGTCGCGGTACTCGGTGCGGCCTACCGCGGCGGTGTCAAAGAAACGGCCTTCTCGGGTGTCTTCCCCACGGTAGAGGCCGTACGCACCGCCGGCGGCGAGGTTGTCGTCCACGACCCCATGTACACCAATGACGAACTGCGCCAATTCGGTTGGGAGCCATACGCGCTCGGTGAGCAGGCGGACATCGCGATCGTCCAGGCCGACCACGCCGAGTACAAGGATGTGACCGCTGAGCAGTTGCCTGGCGTCAGTCTTGTGATGGATGGGCGCAACATCCTCGATGCGAGCCAGTTGCCCGGCGTGACCGTCGTATCCGTCGGTCGCCCTGTCGAAGAGTCGAGCCAGTGA
- a CDS encoding amino acid ABC transporter permease, with product MSGVSTSSTGDGSSTGDGSSTDDGSSAGGSGSTGASARPGRIEARPVRHPWRWVAVAAIVLLLAMAANSLITNDKWDLSYVPKVMNFSPVLEGMVKGTLVVTVGAMIIGVVGGVVLAIMRLSDNPVLKGVAFVYTWFFRAVPRLVLLVMLGTGAAYLYPQLDLGLPFGKELASFIGLSSDLTIASLDINALSQGVWVGIIGLGLSEAAYFAEIARAGILSVDDGQSEAAKAIGMSNGKTMRRIVLPQAMRVIVPPTGNETIAMVKDTSLLFAVPISMELWFQIDQVANQTARIMGAYLAGFLWYLVITTVLMVGQYFLERHFGRGHGTQAASRTKLSMIGKGA from the coding sequence GTGAGTGGGGTCTCGACAAGCTCGACCGGCGACGGCAGTTCGACCGGCGACGGCAGCTCGACCGACGACGGCAGCTCGGCCGGCGGGAGTGGCTCGACCGGCGCGAGCGCGCGGCCAGGCCGGATTGAGGCCCGCCCGGTCCGCCATCCATGGCGTTGGGTGGCCGTCGCGGCCATCGTGCTGCTGCTGGCGATGGCCGCGAACTCGCTCATCACCAACGACAAATGGGACCTGTCCTATGTCCCCAAGGTGATGAACTTCTCCCCCGTCCTAGAGGGCATGGTCAAGGGCACCCTGGTCGTGACCGTCGGCGCGATGATCATCGGCGTCGTGGGTGGGGTCGTCCTAGCCATCATGAGGCTGTCGGACAACCCGGTACTCAAGGGTGTGGCGTTCGTCTATACGTGGTTCTTCCGGGCGGTGCCCCGCCTGGTGCTCCTGGTCATGCTGGGAACTGGCGCGGCCTACCTGTATCCGCAACTCGACCTGGGGCTTCCGTTCGGCAAGGAACTCGCGTCATTCATCGGACTCTCCAGCGATCTCACCATCGCCAGCCTCGACATCAATGCCCTCTCCCAAGGTGTCTGGGTCGGCATCATTGGGCTCGGTCTGTCTGAGGCTGCGTACTTCGCCGAAATCGCGCGCGCCGGAATCCTCTCGGTCGACGACGGCCAATCCGAGGCGGCCAAGGCCATCGGCATGAGCAACGGCAAGACCATGCGGCGCATCGTGCTCCCGCAGGCCATGCGCGTCATCGTTCCGCCGACGGGCAACGAGACCATCGCGATGGTCAAGGACACCTCCCTGCTGTTTGCGGTGCCGATCTCGATGGAGTTGTGGTTCCAGATCGATCAGGTCGCCAACCAAACCGCGCGCATCATGGGCGCCTACCTGGCGGGCTTCCTCTGGTACCTCGTCATCACCACCGTCCTCATGGTGGGGCAGTACTTCCTCGAGCGGCACTTTGGCCGCGGTCATGGCACGCAGGCCGCGAGTCGCACCAAGCTGTCGATGATTGGAAAGGGCGCCTGA
- a CDS encoding DUF3311 domain-containing protein, producing MSQPSRRDTAPPTDSRYLWAAGVFLVIPLIALAAVPTYAKVGPELGGWPFFFWYQTLWVFITAACTTTAFYLVKKARAPRDGGES from the coding sequence ATGTCGCAACCGTCTCGCCGCGACACGGCACCGCCCACGGATTCCCGCTACCTGTGGGCTGCAGGCGTTTTCCTCGTGATTCCACTCATCGCATTGGCAGCCGTGCCGACCTACGCCAAGGTCGGGCCCGAATTGGGTGGCTGGCCGTTCTTCTTCTGGTACCAAACGCTGTGGGTATTCATCACCGCCGCCTGCACCACCACGGCGTTCTACCTGGTCAAGAAGGCCCGTGCTCCACGTGACGGTGGTGAATCATGA
- a CDS encoding polysaccharide biosynthesis tyrosine autokinase: MTLEDLWKIVRRYWTLILISVVVCTALSAVYVWTRTPVYTANATAVVVVGDSDQQGGSGAAYSNSLLAQVKAKGYVDLVNSTGVAERVVKDLKLQDSPNELAATLTAELTPDTPNIKVTATSDEPERAQEIANSVVRSTAAEAKSLEGKSSTVTIKLVSDADLPTRPSSPRPERILPFGALLGVLLGLGVAIVRRRQDTRLRAPEDVEAQIGASVLAVVPETKALAGGARQAAGEDSFQSREALRQLRTNLRFVDVDHRPRSIVVSSARMGEGKSTTSVNLARVLAESGENVMLVDADLRRPSVAGIFDLDASVGLTQVLAGTATLADAVQLAEHRNLSILTAGQIPPNPSELLGSHRMESLLDQLTETYLVILDAPPLLPVTDAALLTASADGALIVVRAGETREEQVARAVQNIRNVGGKVLGAVLNRVNTKRLNRIVYGESQYGYGAYGTYGGASYSSKKSGGDNEATPTAGPGAKKAGKKSATKADKKSAAKADKQVVKADPEPAAAPIPDRAVTVNPASKAVPPTTPAKQSPPPAPKAASPAGASQPRAAATEPESSDDTAPISVMSRRAYRHRHGK, encoded by the coding sequence TTGACGCTTGAAGACCTCTGGAAGATCGTCCGTCGCTATTGGACGCTCATCCTCATCAGCGTTGTCGTGTGTACGGCTCTTTCTGCTGTGTATGTCTGGACCCGCACACCTGTTTATACCGCGAACGCTACCGCGGTAGTGGTCGTCGGCGATTCCGACCAGCAGGGCGGATCTGGCGCGGCGTACTCCAACAGTTTGCTGGCCCAGGTCAAAGCCAAGGGGTATGTCGACCTCGTCAACAGCACCGGGGTGGCTGAGCGCGTCGTCAAGGACCTCAAACTCCAGGACTCCCCGAACGAATTGGCCGCGACCCTGACGGCCGAGCTGACGCCGGACACGCCGAACATCAAGGTGACGGCCACGTCCGACGAACCGGAGCGGGCTCAAGAAATTGCCAACTCTGTTGTGCGGTCAACTGCCGCTGAGGCCAAGTCGCTTGAGGGCAAGTCTTCCACCGTGACGATCAAGTTGGTGTCCGACGCCGACCTCCCGACCCGGCCCAGTTCGCCGCGGCCCGAGCGAATCTTGCCCTTTGGCGCCTTGCTTGGTGTCCTGCTCGGCCTCGGTGTCGCCATCGTCCGTCGCCGACAGGACACTCGTTTGCGCGCGCCGGAAGACGTCGAGGCTCAGATCGGCGCCAGCGTGCTGGCGGTCGTTCCCGAGACCAAGGCGCTTGCAGGTGGAGCGCGCCAGGCCGCCGGTGAAGACAGTTTCCAAAGCCGAGAGGCGCTCCGTCAGTTGCGCACCAATCTGCGCTTTGTGGACGTCGACCACCGGCCGCGCAGCATTGTGGTGAGTAGCGCGCGCATGGGTGAAGGAAAGTCGACGACGTCCGTCAACCTGGCGCGTGTTCTCGCCGAGAGTGGCGAGAACGTCATGCTCGTCGATGCCGACCTGCGGCGTCCGTCCGTGGCAGGCATCTTCGACCTGGACGCGTCTGTCGGACTGACGCAGGTTCTGGCCGGGACGGCCACACTGGCCGACGCGGTGCAGCTCGCTGAACACCGCAACCTGTCGATCCTGACTGCCGGTCAGATTCCGCCGAACCCCAGTGAGTTGTTGGGCTCCCACCGCATGGAGAGCCTGCTCGATCAGCTCACCGAGACGTACCTGGTCATCTTGGACGCGCCGCCGCTGCTTCCGGTGACTGACGCCGCGCTGCTGACGGCGAGCGCCGATGGGGCACTCATCGTGGTGCGCGCTGGCGAGACCCGCGAGGAACAGGTCGCCCGCGCGGTCCAGAACATCCGCAACGTCGGCGGCAAGGTGCTCGGTGCTGTCCTCAACCGTGTCAACACCAAGCGCCTCAACAGAATCGTCTACGGCGAGAGCCAGTACGGCTACGGCGCCTACGGGACGTACGGCGGAGCGAGCTACTCCAGCAAGAAGTCGGGCGGCGATAACGAAGCGACCCCGACCGCGGGTCCGGGTGCCAAGAAGGCAGGCAAGAAGTCTGCGACGAAGGCCGACAAGAAGTCTGCGGCGAAGGCCGACAAGCAGGTTGTCAAAGCCGACCCCGAGCCTGCCGCCGCGCCGATCCCCGACCGTGCGGTGACCGTCAACCCGGCGTCCAAGGCCGTACCGCCGACGACGCCCGCCAAGCAATCACCGCCGCCCGCACCGAAGGCGGCGAGTCCGGCGGGTGCTTCCCAGCCCCGCGCCGCGGCGACTGAGCCAGAGTCGAGTGACGACACCGCTCCGATCTCGGTGATGAGTCGTCGTGCGTATCGCCATCGTCACGGCAAGTAG
- a CDS encoding HD-GYP domain-containing protein — protein sequence MTSSGLSPAVAATRRHRPRIIVLIGMTLLALAYLGVLRADDLGMGDAMVVGALAIAMAGGEFLRVGGPTHRSIAPVATGAAVALALASVSDNHELAYGAPLVVVTVALIILLTAVWLEKPDNLSFRIAGHTIRVIVMGFLAVAFRELPLMEGGSLAHAAAQGEIEPWALALTMLGLTCLAQLLELSLHVWMRTALGRQQWREILAEDARDMLPIAAAAMSTGVVVAIGLRSLGLMAIVLFLAPLVLMRISIARRTGAIQARRQSITALSRLTDLAGYTEPGHAERVAVLCGLVGREVHLPARSIIHLETAALLHDVGQIGLRHSVPYGATINLAPLDQEQIADDSADLVEEAVYLTQSAAIIRSYPTSFRVLHEEAKRLSVEARILKVCNAYDDLTRGDPLRREPALERIMLGLGYEYDPAVVDVLRTVTVNLTPPTEVPAGAEDEAAPSRP from the coding sequence TTGACCAGTAGCGGATTGTCGCCAGCGGTCGCCGCCACGCGACGCCACCGTCCCCGAATCATCGTGCTCATCGGGATGACGCTGCTCGCCTTGGCGTACCTCGGGGTGCTCCGCGCGGATGACCTGGGGATGGGCGACGCGATGGTGGTGGGTGCCCTGGCGATCGCCATGGCGGGCGGTGAATTCTTGCGGGTCGGCGGACCGACCCACCGCAGTATTGCCCCTGTCGCAACCGGTGCAGCCGTGGCGCTCGCGCTGGCTTCGGTGTCAGACAATCACGAGTTGGCCTATGGCGCTCCGCTCGTCGTGGTCACCGTGGCACTGATCATTTTGCTCACGGCCGTGTGGTTGGAGAAGCCCGACAACCTGAGTTTCCGCATCGCCGGGCACACCATTCGGGTCATCGTGATGGGCTTTCTCGCCGTCGCGTTCCGCGAGCTCCCCCTCATGGAGGGCGGCAGCCTTGCGCACGCAGCGGCCCAGGGCGAGATCGAACCGTGGGCGCTTGCGTTGACCATGCTGGGTCTGACCTGTCTGGCGCAGCTCCTAGAACTCAGCCTCCACGTGTGGATGCGAACGGCGCTCGGGCGGCAACAATGGCGAGAGATTCTGGCCGAGGACGCCAGGGACATGCTGCCCATTGCGGCCGCCGCGATGTCCACGGGGGTGGTGGTCGCGATCGGCTTACGCAGCCTTGGGCTCATGGCGATCGTGCTGTTCTTGGCGCCACTGGTGCTCATGCGCATCTCGATCGCTCGCCGCACGGGTGCTATCCAGGCGCGGCGCCAATCGATCACGGCGCTCAGCCGACTGACCGACCTTGCGGGCTACACCGAGCCCGGCCATGCGGAGCGGGTGGCCGTTCTCTGCGGGCTGGTCGGGCGCGAGGTTCATCTGCCTGCTCGATCCATCATCCACCTTGAAACCGCCGCACTTCTGCACGATGTCGGACAGATCGGACTCCGACATTCAGTGCCCTACGGCGCCACCATCAACCTGGCCCCACTGGACCAAGAGCAGATCGCCGACGATAGTGCGGACCTGGTGGAGGAGGCGGTCTACCTCACGCAGTCGGCGGCCATCATCCGCAGTTATCCGACCTCATTTCGGGTGCTGCACGAAGAGGCGAAGCGGTTGTCTGTCGAAGCGCGAATCCTGAAGGTGTGCAATGCGTACGACGACCTCACTCGAGGTGACCCGCTCCGCCGCGAGCCTGCACTAGAGCGCATCATGTTGGGTCTTGGTTATGAGTACGACCCCGCGGTGGTCGACGTATTGCGAACGGTCACCGTCAATCTCACCCCACCGACCGAAGTGCCGGCTGGCGCCGAGGACGAGGCGGCGCCGAGCCGGCCCTAA
- a CDS encoding nucleotide sugar dehydrogenase, with the protein MKIAVVGLGYVGIANAVLLAQRHDVRGLDVIAKTVDLVNARKAPIVDAELEDYLAHRELNLLATTDPEIAYDGVELVVVSTPTNYDPDLNFFDTTSVERVIDDVSRLAPGVTVVVKSTIPVGFTERMRAEYPGLKILFSPEFLREGRALYDNLHPSRIVVGGDDGEAKVFADLLREGALEEPPVLLTGAREAEAIKLFANTYLAMRVAYFNELDSYAMAHDLDARAVVEGVGYDARIGAHYNNPSFGYGGYCLPKDTRQLLANYEDVPQTLIRAIVDSNTTRKDVIAQDILKRDAKVVGLYRLVMKEGSDNFRDSSIQGIMKRLKAKGLEVLVFEPALDEPEFFHSEVVADFDDFAERAELIVANRWADQLEPVSDKVYTRDLFGRD; encoded by the coding sequence ATGAAGATTGCGGTCGTGGGGTTGGGATATGTCGGCATAGCCAACGCGGTGCTGTTGGCTCAGCGGCATGACGTACGCGGTCTCGATGTCATCGCGAAAACGGTCGACCTGGTCAACGCCCGCAAGGCGCCGATCGTCGACGCCGAACTCGAGGACTACCTGGCTCACCGCGAGCTGAACCTGCTGGCCACGACCGACCCGGAGATCGCCTACGACGGGGTGGAGTTGGTCGTGGTCTCGACGCCGACGAACTATGACCCTGACCTCAACTTCTTCGACACCACGAGTGTCGAGCGGGTCATCGACGATGTTTCCCGGTTGGCGCCCGGCGTGACCGTCGTGGTGAAGTCGACGATTCCGGTGGGTTTCACCGAGCGGATGCGCGCTGAATATCCCGGCCTGAAGATTCTGTTTTCCCCAGAGTTCTTGCGTGAGGGCAGGGCGCTCTACGACAACCTGCACCCGAGTCGCATCGTCGTCGGCGGCGACGACGGCGAGGCGAAGGTCTTCGCCGACCTGCTCCGCGAAGGTGCTCTCGAGGAGCCGCCGGTGCTCCTCACCGGAGCCCGCGAGGCCGAGGCCATCAAGTTGTTCGCCAACACCTACCTCGCGATGCGCGTCGCCTACTTCAATGAGCTGGACTCCTACGCGATGGCGCACGATCTCGACGCCCGCGCGGTCGTCGAGGGAGTGGGCTACGACGCGCGCATCGGTGCGCATTACAACAACCCCTCGTTCGGGTACGGCGGCTACTGCCTGCCCAAGGACACCCGCCAACTCCTGGCGAACTATGAGGACGTCCCGCAGACCCTCATTCGCGCGATTGTGGACTCCAACACCACCCGTAAGGACGTCATCGCCCAGGACATCCTGAAGCGTGACGCCAAGGTCGTCGGGCTCTATCGGTTGGTGATGAAGGAAGGTTCGGACAACTTCCGCGACTCCAGCATCCAGGGAATCATGAAGCGGTTGAAGGCCAAGGGCTTGGAGGTCCTGGTCTTTGAGCCGGCGTTGGATGAACCAGAGTTCTTCCATTCTGAGGTCGTGGCTGACTTCGACGATTTCGCCGAGCGCGCCGAGTTGATTGTCGCGAATCGGTGGGCCGACCAACTCGAGCCAGTCTCGGACAAGGTCTACACGCGAGATCTGTTCGGCCGCGACTGA